In the Sus scrofa isolate TJ Tabasco breed Duroc chromosome 6, Sscrofa11.1, whole genome shotgun sequence genome, one interval contains:
- the LGALS13 gene encoding galactoside-binding soluble lectin 13, with amino-acid sequence MAEPQVPYTKHVSLPVGSSVTIRGKPAVCFSKNPEMQVDFHTEADGDSDIAFHFRVSFGLYVRMNSRQNGSWNCEVKSSDMPFADGQPFELHILVLQNEYQVMVNGQHYYSFPHRLSPQSVKLMQVWRDVSLSSVCVC; translated from the exons ATGGCAGAGCCACAG GTCCCCTACACGAAGCATGTGTCCCTGCCTGTGGGTTCCTCAGTGACAATCAGAGGGAAACCTGCTGTCTGTTTCAG CAAGAACCCAGAAATGCAGGTGGATTTCCACACGGAAGCGGATGGGGACTCAGACATCGCCTTCCACTTCCGAGTGAGCTTCGGCCTATACGTGAGGATGAACAGCCGGCAGAACGGGAGCTGGAACTGTGAGGTGAAATCCTCCGACATGCCCTTTGCGGACGGCCAACCCTTTGAGCTGCACATCTTGGTGCTGCAAAACGAGTACCAG GTGATGGTGAATGGCCAGCACTACTACAGCTTCCCCCACCGGCTCTCGCCACAATCTGTGAAGTTGATGCAGGTGTGGAGAGATGTCTCTCTTTCCTCCGTGTGTGTCTGCTAG